In a genomic window of Ardenticatenales bacterium:
- a CDS encoding universal stress protein has translation MSSENPEAIIQRILVALDASSYSLAALEAAARLAATLEAELDGLYVEDVNLLRWAELPFTRVVRYPASTDEEIDAVIMEEQLRRRAESARRALAHIARELDVTWSFKVVRGQVTSELLAAALEADMLALGWLSYPRTRRRRLGSTALALATQSPRVVWLPSREAAEEDAPIFVTYDGSPVARKALALADHLAAQAPIVCVLTGPADAVRQLKEEVQGLLTTKEARQVMFRHLPEVSVENLARLVQLEQGGALVVGGQIPFPELALEYLLNQLDCSLLLVR, from the coding sequence ATGAGCAGTGAGAATCCCGAAGCAATCATACAGCGAATTCTGGTAGCCCTGGATGCGTCCAGCTACAGTCTCGCCGCGCTGGAAGCCGCCGCCCGGCTGGCGGCGACGCTGGAGGCGGAACTGGATGGCCTCTACGTCGAGGACGTGAACCTGCTGCGTTGGGCCGAGTTGCCCTTCACGCGGGTGGTGCGCTATCCTGCCTCCACGGACGAGGAAATCGACGCAGTCATTATGGAAGAGCAATTGCGCCGCCGCGCGGAATCGGCGCGGCGGGCGCTGGCGCACATTGCCCGCGAGTTGGATGTCACCTGGTCGTTTAAGGTGGTGCGTGGACAGGTGACGTCCGAGCTGCTGGCCGCCGCATTAGAAGCGGATATGCTGGCGTTGGGCTGGCTGAGCTACCCGCGCACGCGGCGACGGCGGCTAGGCTCCACGGCGCTGGCGCTGGCGACGCAGTCCCCCCGCGTTGTGTGGCTGCCTTCGCGGGAGGCGGCGGAGGAGGATGCGCCCATTTTCGTCACGTATGATGGCTCGCCGGTGGCGCGCAAAGCCCTGGCGCTGGCGGACCACCTGGCGGCGCAGGCACCCATCGTTTGTGTGTTGACGGGACCGGCGGACGCGGTGCGCCAGTTGAAGGAAGAGGTGCAGGGCCTGTTGACGACCAAGGAGGCGCGCCAGGTCATGTTCCGCCACCTGCCTGAGGTCAGCGTGGAAAATCTGGCGCGGCTGGTGCAGCTAGAGCAAGGTGGGGCATTGGTTGTGGGAGGGCAAATCCCCTTCCCTGAACTGGCGCTCGAATATCTGCTCAATCAACTTGATTGCTCACTCCTCCTTGTGCGCTAA
- a CDS encoding NAD-dependent succinate-semialdehyde dehydrogenase, protein MSPLKDPQLLRTQAFINGHWTNAFNQATFPVTNPANNHRLADVPDMGAAETEQAIDAAHAAWPAWRALPAGERAALLRRWHDLMHIHLEDLARLMTLEQGKPLVEARGEVRYGASFVEWFAEEARRIYGDVIPSHMADKRILALKQPVGVVAAITPWNFPIAMITRKVAPALAAGCPVVVKPAEDTPLSALALAELAQRAGFPAGTFNVITTNNPDAVGRELTRNPLVRKLSFTGSTEVGKRLMRQCADTVKKVSLELGGNAPFIVFDDADLDEAVNGAIAAKYRNAGQTCICANRIFVQDSVYDAFATRYTAAVRDLRVGDGLEPGVTIGPLINEAAVQKVARLVRDAVARGAVIVTGGTRHERGGTFFQPTVLTNISPDMSINNEEIFGPVAPLRRFHDENEAIRLANDTPYGLAAYFYARDIGRIWRVAEGLEYGMVGINTGLISTTVAPFGGVKESGIGREGSKYGIEAFVEVKYVCLGGLDK, encoded by the coding sequence ATGTCTCCCCTGAAAGACCCCCAACTTCTGCGTACCCAGGCCTTCATTAACGGCCACTGGACCAACGCCTTCAACCAGGCCACCTTCCCCGTTACCAATCCCGCCAACAACCACCGCCTCGCCGACGTCCCCGACATGGGCGCGGCGGAAACAGAGCAAGCCATCGACGCCGCGCACGCCGCCTGGCCCGCCTGGCGCGCCCTCCCCGCCGGCGAACGTGCCGCCCTCCTGCGCCGCTGGCACGACCTCATGCACATCCACCTGGAGGACCTGGCCCGGCTGATGACGCTGGAACAAGGCAAGCCCCTGGTGGAAGCGCGCGGCGAAGTGCGCTACGGCGCATCCTTCGTGGAATGGTTCGCCGAGGAAGCGCGCCGCATCTATGGGGACGTGATCCCCAGCCACATGGCCGACAAACGCATCCTGGCCTTAAAACAGCCCGTGGGCGTCGTCGCCGCCATCACCCCCTGGAACTTCCCCATCGCCATGATCACGCGCAAGGTCGCGCCCGCACTGGCCGCCGGCTGCCCCGTCGTGGTCAAACCCGCCGAGGACACGCCGCTCTCCGCGCTGGCTCTGGCTGAACTCGCGCAACGTGCTGGCTTTCCTGCCGGCACTTTCAACGTCATCACCACCAACAACCCCGACGCCGTAGGCCGCGAACTGACACGCAACCCCCTGGTGCGCAAACTCTCCTTCACCGGCTCCACGGAGGTCGGCAAACGGCTCATGCGCCAATGCGCCGACACCGTCAAAAAAGTATCGCTAGAGTTGGGCGGCAACGCCCCCTTCATTGTATTCGACGACGCCGACCTGGACGAAGCCGTCAACGGCGCCATCGCCGCCAAATACCGCAATGCCGGTCAGACCTGCATCTGCGCCAACCGCATTTTCGTGCAAGACAGCGTCTACGACGCCTTTGCCACGCGCTACACCGCCGCCGTGCGCGATCTGCGCGTGGGCGATGGCCTGGAGCCGGGCGTCACCATTGGTCCGCTGATCAACGAGGCCGCCGTGCAAAAAGTAGCCCGCCTGGTGCGCGACGCCGTCGCGCGCGGCGCGGTGATCGTCACGGGCGGCACGCGGCACGAACGGGGCGGCACATTCTTCCAACCCACCGTCCTCACCAACATCAGCCCGGATATGTCCATCAACAACGAAGAGATATTCGGCCCCGTAGCCCCGCTGCGCCGTTTCCACGACGAAAACGAGGCCATCCGCCTGGCAAACGACACTCCCTACGGCCTCGCCGCCTATTTTTACGCCCGCGACATCGGACGCATTTGGCGCGTGGCGGAAGGATTGGAGTATGGCATGGTAGGCATCAACACCGGCCTCATCTCCACCACCGTGGCCCCCTTCGGCGGCGTCAAGGAGTCGGGTATCGGGCGCGAAGGCTCAAAGTATGGCATTGAGGCATTCGTGGAAGTGAAGTACGTCTGCCTGGGGGGATTGGATAAATAG
- a CDS encoding polyprenyl synthetase family protein gives MPPTISSRSSIDAIHRCLLALPEAAAWPDMLGVFDVAQQKPRPDWDLPLLTCQAVGAPAEQAIPAAAAIACMQISIILTDDMLDNDPRGWHNQVGTGAAANMSLAFQAAAFRVLLQSEIGDNLRVALARELGWMGHATALGQHLDSENLTGEVNYWRVVEAKSTPFYGTAFYLGAVAGEAPPTVAGQLRQFGLLLGEMIQIQDDLLDALQSPANPDWLEGRNNLLLLYAQSIDHAERERFRQLQGQVADSASLHEAQQILMRSGAVSYAAFQIMARYEKGRQMLADLGLADAQPLLELLTKQIRLVTTLLQKSGIQV, from the coding sequence TTGCCTCCTACTATTTCTTCCCGTTCCTCCATTGACGCCATACACCGTTGCCTGCTGGCTCTGCCAGAAGCGGCGGCGTGGCCCGACATGCTTGGCGTATTTGACGTAGCCCAACAGAAACCCCGCCCGGATTGGGACCTGCCCTTACTGACCTGCCAGGCAGTGGGCGCGCCCGCGGAGCAGGCGATTCCGGCCGCTGCCGCCATTGCCTGTATGCAGATTAGCATCATCCTGACGGATGATATGCTTGACAATGACCCGCGCGGCTGGCACAACCAGGTAGGGACGGGGGCGGCCGCCAATATGTCCCTGGCATTCCAGGCCGCGGCTTTTCGGGTTTTATTGCAAAGCGAGATTGGCGACAATTTGCGCGTGGCGCTGGCGCGGGAATTGGGTTGGATGGGACACGCCACGGCGCTGGGGCAACATCTGGATAGCGAAAACCTGACGGGGGAAGTCAACTATTGGCGGGTGGTGGAGGCCAAGAGTACCCCCTTTTATGGCACGGCTTTTTATCTGGGCGCGGTAGCTGGAGAAGCCCCGCCAACGGTAGCGGGGCAACTGCGCCAGTTTGGGCTGCTTCTGGGGGAGATGATTCAGATTCAGGACGACCTGCTAGATGCCCTTCAATCCCCGGCAAATCCTGACTGGCTGGAAGGGCGCAACAACCTGCTGCTGCTCTACGCCCAATCCATCGATCATGCGGAAAGAGAGCGGTTCCGCCAACTGCAGGGACAGGTGGCCGACAGCGCCTCCTTGCACGAAGCACAGCAAATTCTCATGCGCTCCGGCGCGGTCAGTTATGCTGCTTTTCAGATAATGGCGCGTTATGAGAAAGGCCGGCAGATGCTGGCAGATTTGGGCTTGGCAGATGCACAACCCCTGTTAGAATTATTAACCAAACAGATCAGACTGGTCACGACTCTTCTGCAAAAGAGTGGGATCCAGGTCTAG
- the holA gene encoding DNA polymerase III subunit delta → MFYVFHGDDEYSQRETLASLIARLGDADMLALNTTRLDGGRVSLAELRHACDALPFLAEVRLVICEGLFAKTPPKSLLKELESYLPTLSETTRLVFLESQPLSDNHPILKLADSAANGYAKLFTAPQGGALERWVRGRVESLGGQITPRAAHALAANVGGDLRILSQEIEKLTLYKMGDGAIETEDVARLCPYAAEASIFDLVDALGNRGSKRAALLLQQKINEGADPFFLYSMVVRQFRLLIQVKTLADQELRPPAIARQLKMHSFVAGKIYQQSQHFSLDQLKQIYAHLLEMDVGVKTGRMDMGTALDLFVAGVTG, encoded by the coding sequence ATGTTTTATGTTTTTCATGGGGATGACGAATATTCGCAGCGGGAAACGCTGGCAAGTTTGATCGCCCGCCTGGGGGATGCGGATATGCTGGCGTTAAATACGACGCGGTTGGATGGTGGGCGGGTGTCGCTGGCGGAGTTGCGCCATGCGTGCGACGCGCTGCCGTTTCTGGCGGAGGTGCGGTTGGTGATTTGCGAGGGGCTGTTTGCGAAAACACCGCCGAAGTCGCTCCTCAAGGAACTGGAATCCTACCTCCCCACCCTTTCCGAAACCACACGCCTCGTTTTTCTGGAGAGCCAGCCTTTGTCGGATAACCATCCCATCCTCAAGCTGGCGGACAGCGCCGCCAACGGCTACGCGAAGTTATTCACCGCGCCGCAAGGGGGGGCGCTGGAACGGTGGGTGCGGGGGCGGGTGGAGAGTCTGGGCGGGCAGATCACGCCGCGCGCGGCGCACGCGCTGGCGGCAAATGTCGGCGGTGATTTGCGGATTTTGAGCCAGGAGATTGAGAAGTTGACGCTGTACAAGATGGGGGACGGGGCGATTGAGACGGAAGATGTGGCGCGTCTGTGTCCCTATGCGGCGGAGGCGAGTATTTTTGATCTGGTGGATGCTTTGGGGAACCGGGGCAGCAAGCGGGCGGCACTGCTGTTGCAGCAGAAGATCAACGAGGGGGCGGATCCGTTTTTTCTGTATTCGATGGTGGTGCGGCAGTTTCGGCTGCTGATCCAGGTGAAGACGCTGGCGGACCAGGAATTGCGCCCGCCGGCGATTGCCAGGCAGTTAAAGATGCACAGCTTTGTTGCCGGCAAAATCTACCAACAAAGCCAGCATTTTTCCCTCGATCAACTTAAGCAGATTTATGCGCACCTGTTGGAGATGGACGTCGGGGTGAAGACGGGGCGCATGGACATGGGCACGGCGCTGGACCTGTTTGTGGCGGGTGTGACGGGTTGA
- a CDS encoding universal stress protein, translated as MAPMATILCPTRGGTASVPAQEWAIDLARRMGADLVFLYVSNTHFLDRFSYPRSVDISAELDELGEFLLAMAQDRAENAGIPAQTVVRQGEFREQLADVIREHNVSIVVIGLSRQSTGVLTETYRTYLSRSLLEELGVEVYVIGDGQVMEHYAPNDA; from the coding sequence ATGGCTCCGATGGCAACGATTTTGTGCCCCACACGGGGCGGTACGGCCAGTGTGCCCGCGCAGGAGTGGGCAATTGACCTGGCACGGCGGATGGGCGCGGATCTGGTCTTTCTGTACGTGTCCAACACGCACTTCTTGGACCGGTTTTCATATCCGCGCAGCGTGGATATTTCCGCGGAGTTGGATGAGTTAGGGGAGTTTTTGTTGGCAATGGCGCAGGATCGGGCGGAGAATGCCGGCATTCCCGCGCAAACCGTCGTGCGTCAGGGAGAGTTCCGGGAGCAGTTGGCCGACGTCATCCGTGAACATAACGTCTCCATCGTCGTCATCGGCCTCTCACGACAAAGCACCGGCGTCCTCACGGAAACCTACCGTACCTACCTTTCGCGCTCGTTGTTGGAAGAACTGGGCGTAGAAGTATACGTGATTGGTGATGGGCAGGTCATGGAGCATTACGCGCCCAACGACGCATAG
- a CDS encoding AAA family ATPase, which produces MSQSLSPEALYRACDPEQFEFETTASLPDLEMIIGQERAVDAVRFAIGIRHTGYNLFALGPYGTGKHTAVMQFVAQQASTEPTPSDWCYVYNFDQPHQPRAVEMPAGRGIIFAQDMQRLVETLFTVIPAAFESDEYQAQRGNIEEAFKQKHDQALEKLEEEAKSKSITLIRTPLGPAFAPLRSGEVLSPDEYMKLSEEEQKHIEGEVQDLQDKLRRILHQVPQWKREGQEELDKLNKEVAEFAVKPLLDELRQKYEGVPPVQAYLQEVQGDLVSNVPAFLNPQPPSGVPVEGSDGSQPALSPITRYQVNVLVDHSQTKGAPIVYEDYPTYHSLVGRVEQVAHMGALLTDFTLIKSGAFHRANGGYLILDALKVLQQPYAWEAIKRLLRAGRIHIESLGQMVGLISTVSLEPEPIPLNVKVVLMGERLLYYLLCQYDPDFVELFKVAADFDDQMERTPENNQFYARLIATLSRKESLRHFDRQAVARVIEHSARLVEDAERLSAHMRSVADLLREADYWAGEAAREVVTRADVQRAIEAQDYRLGRVRDRLREAVLRNTIMIDTDGTRVGQVNGLSVLALGSSQFGSASRITARVRMGKGEVIDIERQVEMGGPIHAKGVLILSSYLGARYAADFPLTLSASLVFEQNYGGVEGDSASSTELYALLSALADVPLRQSLAVTGSVNQHGQVQAIGGVNEKIEGFFDLCQARGLTGEQGVMIPAANVKHLMLRQDVVTAVRAGQFHIYPVTTIDEGIEILTGTPAGEMDAAGNYPPDSINQRVIARLQSFAHRAREFQAPPKEPTAEKKDEQ; this is translated from the coding sequence ATGAGCCAATCACTATCTCCTGAAGCACTATACCGCGCATGTGATCCGGAGCAATTTGAATTCGAGACGACGGCCTCTCTGCCCGACCTGGAGATGATCATCGGCCAGGAGCGGGCTGTAGACGCGGTGCGTTTTGCCATTGGGATTCGCCACACGGGTTACAACTTGTTTGCGCTTGGCCCTTATGGGACGGGCAAGCATACGGCTGTGATGCAGTTTGTGGCGCAGCAGGCATCCACGGAACCGACGCCTTCTGATTGGTGCTACGTGTACAATTTTGATCAGCCACATCAGCCGCGGGCCGTGGAAATGCCGGCAGGCAGAGGCATCATCTTCGCGCAGGATATGCAGCGCCTGGTTGAAACCCTCTTCACCGTGATTCCCGCCGCCTTTGAAAGCGACGAATACCAGGCCCAACGCGGCAATATCGAAGAAGCATTCAAACAAAAACATGACCAGGCGCTGGAAAAATTAGAAGAGGAGGCCAAGTCGAAAAGCATCACCCTGATCCGCACCCCCTTGGGGCCGGCCTTTGCCCCCTTGCGCAGTGGCGAAGTGCTTTCCCCGGATGAGTACATGAAGCTTTCCGAGGAAGAGCAGAAGCATATTGAGGGCGAGGTGCAGGACCTGCAAGACAAGCTGCGCCGTATCCTGCACCAGGTGCCGCAGTGGAAACGGGAAGGGCAGGAAGAGCTGGACAAGCTGAATAAGGAGGTGGCGGAGTTTGCCGTGAAGCCGCTGTTGGATGAACTGCGGCAAAAGTATGAGGGTGTGCCCCCCGTGCAGGCGTATTTGCAGGAGGTGCAGGGGGATTTGGTGAGTAATGTGCCGGCATTTCTCAACCCCCAACCCCCCTCCGGCGTCCCCGTGGAAGGCTCCGATGGCTCCCAGCCTGCCCTCTCCCCCATCACCCGCTACCAGGTCAACGTCCTCGTTGATCATAGCCAAACCAAAGGCGCGCCCATCGTCTACGAAGACTACCCCACCTACCACAGCCTCGTTGGCCGCGTCGAGCAAGTCGCCCACATGGGCGCGCTCCTCACCGACTTCACCCTCATCAAATCCGGCGCATTTCACCGCGCCAACGGTGGCTACCTCATCCTCGACGCCCTCAAAGTCTTGCAGCAGCCCTACGCCTGGGAAGCCATCAAACGCCTCCTGCGCGCCGGGCGCATCCACATCGAATCCCTCGGGCAAATGGTCGGTCTCATCAGCACCGTCTCCCTCGAACCGGAACCCATCCCTCTCAACGTCAAGGTCGTTCTCATGGGCGAACGGCTCCTCTACTACCTCCTTTGTCAGTACGACCCCGACTTCGTGGAACTGTTCAAAGTCGCCGCCGACTTCGACGACCAGATGGAGCGCACGCCCGAAAATAACCAGTTCTACGCCCGCCTCATCGCCACCCTATCCCGCAAAGAATCGCTGCGCCATTTCGACCGCCAGGCCGTCGCTCGCGTTATTGAACACAGCGCCCGCCTCGTCGAAGACGCGGAAAGACTCTCCGCCCACATGCGCAGCGTCGCCGACCTGCTGCGCGAGGCAGACTACTGGGCCGGAGAAGCTGCGCGCGAGGTCGTCACCCGCGCCGATGTGCAGCGCGCGATTGAGGCGCAAGATTATCGCCTGGGGCGCGTGCGCGACCGTCTGCGCGAAGCCGTCCTGCGCAATACCATCATGATCGACACGGACGGCACCAGAGTCGGACAGGTAAACGGCCTCTCCGTGCTGGCGTTAGGCAGCAGCCAGTTCGGCAGCGCCAGCCGTATCACTGCCCGCGTGCGCATGGGCAAAGGAGAAGTCATCGACATTGAGCGACAGGTGGAAATGGGCGGCCCCATTCACGCCAAAGGCGTCCTCATCCTCTCCAGCTACCTGGGCGCGCGCTACGCCGCCGATTTCCCCCTCACCCTCTCCGCCAGCCTCGTTTTCGAGCAAAATTACGGTGGTGTGGAGGGAGACAGTGCCTCCTCCACCGAGTTATACGCACTCCTTTCCGCGCTGGCGGATGTCCCCTTGCGCCAGTCGTTGGCCGTCACCGGCTCCGTGAACCAGCATGGACAGGTACAGGCAATCGGCGGCGTTAACGAGAAAATAGAAGGCTTCTTCGACCTGTGCCAGGCGCGTGGCCTCACGGGTGAGCAGGGGGTCATGATTCCCGCTGCCAACGTCAAGCATCTGATGTTGCGCCAGGATGTGGTCACCGCCGTGCGCGCGGGCCAGTTCCACATTTACCCCGTAACCACGATTGATGAAGGGATTGAAATACTGACGGGCACGCCCGCCGGGGAAATGGATGCCGCAGGGAATTACCCCCCGGATTCCATCAATCAGCGCGTGATCGCCCGCCTGCAAAGCTTCGCGCACAGGGCGCGGGAATTCCAGGCTCCGCCCAAAGAGCCAACCGCGGAGAAAAAAGATGAGCAGTGA
- a CDS encoding MerR family transcriptional regulator codes for MNELTFPVNVVVTRTGLKAVTLRAWERRYGLPQPARSESGQRLYNQEDIETVQWLQARQEEGMSISHAVSLWHTLREMGEDPLAEEMPAETTSSSPSPPTEQERLRNAWLAACLAFDEETAERTLGQAFSFFPPETVCQEVLQKGLAELGRGWFAGIVSTQQEHFTSALAMRRLYLLLSAAPMPIRTERILVGCAPGDHHAFSPLLIALLLRRQGWDVVYLGANVPSAIESTIAQVAPRLVIMCAQQLQSAADLMEMSGRLASRQTALAFGGRIFNTYPILRQRITGHFLGQHLADVPQAVRRLLEGKGRGNAGISPTPADTKTLAHYRSRRGAIESTTWDTMNAGNQPTDHLPEINAKIAQIIIAALRLGILPLLDTSLSWFADLCVNYHLSPPYLRHYLAAYHRATQHNLPPSATAITTWLEHLADTGSAAVQTGNEPHVSPERPPTSAYPGLH; via the coding sequence ATGAATGAACTCACTTTTCCTGTCAACGTTGTCGTCACCCGAACGGGCCTGAAGGCCGTAACGCTGCGCGCCTGGGAGCGACGGTATGGGCTGCCCCAACCGGCGCGCTCTGAATCAGGACAGCGGCTTTACAACCAGGAGGACATTGAGACGGTGCAATGGCTGCAAGCGCGGCAGGAAGAGGGCATGAGCATCAGCCACGCCGTGTCTTTGTGGCATACGCTGCGAGAAATGGGAGAAGACCCGCTGGCGGAAGAGATGCCGGCAGAGACAACATCCTCGTCTCCCTCACCACCAACCGAACAGGAACGCCTGCGAAACGCATGGCTTGCCGCCTGCCTTGCCTTTGACGAAGAAACGGCGGAGCGGACTCTGGGGCAGGCGTTTTCATTTTTCCCCCCGGAAACAGTGTGCCAGGAGGTGCTGCAAAAGGGATTGGCGGAATTGGGACGGGGCTGGTTTGCCGGCATTGTCTCCACGCAACAGGAGCACTTCACCTCCGCCCTCGCCATGCGCCGCCTTTACCTCCTCCTGTCCGCCGCCCCCATGCCTATCCGGACGGAACGCATCCTCGTCGGCTGCGCCCCCGGCGACCATCACGCCTTCAGCCCGCTGCTGATCGCCTTACTGCTGCGCCGACAGGGATGGGACGTGGTCTACCTGGGGGCTAACGTCCCCTCGGCCATCGAGAGTACAATTGCGCAGGTTGCGCCACGGTTGGTAATCATGTGCGCGCAGCAGTTGCAAAGCGCCGCCGATCTAATGGAAATGTCGGGGCGGCTGGCTTCGCGGCAAACGGCCCTGGCTTTTGGTGGACGCATCTTCAATACGTACCCTATCTTGCGTCAGCGCATTACCGGCCATTTTCTGGGGCAGCACCTGGCGGACGTGCCCCAGGCGGTGCGACGATTATTAGAAGGGAAAGGACGGGGAAATGCCGGCATTTCCCCCACCCCCGCCGACACCAAAACCCTCGCCCACTATCGCTCCCGCCGTGGCGCTATCGAATCCACCACCTGGGACACCATGAATGCCGGCAACCAGCCCACCGACCACCTCCCCGAAATCAACGCCAAAATAGCCCAGATCATCATCGCCGCCCTCAGACTGGGCATCCTCCCCCTCCTGGACACCTCCCTCTCCTGGTTTGCCGACCTTTGCGTCAACTACCACCTCTCTCCCCCCTACCTGCGCCACTACCTGGCCGCCTACCACCGGGCAACCCAGCACAACCTGCCCCCCTCCGCCACCGCCATCACCACCTGGCTAGAACATCTCGCAGACACCGGCAGCGCCGCCGTGCAAACTGGAAATGAACCCCATGTCTCCCCTGAAAGACCCCCAACTTCTGCGTACCCAGGCCTTCATTAA
- a CDS encoding orotate phosphoribosyltransferase, translating to MDPESVQSLAATLFDIGAVQFGNFTLHSGKRSYIYMDLRVLVSFPEALRRVALAYRQILVSLSFDLLAAYPYAALPIGTAIALEMNVPLIYPRKEVKNYGTGKLIEGRWQIGQRAVLIEDLVTSGASIGQAIAPLKAEGLLVEEAVVLIDREQGGRETLREQGYRLHSVMTLSQLLAELEREERITAKQRARVLRTL from the coding sequence ATGGATCCAGAAAGCGTGCAATCCCTGGCGGCAACGTTGTTTGATATTGGCGCGGTGCAGTTTGGTAATTTCACATTGCACAGCGGAAAACGTTCGTATATTTACATGGACTTGCGCGTGTTGGTGTCTTTCCCGGAGGCGCTGCGCCGGGTGGCCCTGGCTTATCGCCAGATTCTGGTGTCGTTGTCGTTTGATTTGCTGGCAGCGTACCCGTATGCGGCGCTACCCATTGGCACGGCTATTGCCCTGGAGATGAATGTGCCTCTGATTTATCCACGCAAGGAAGTGAAGAATTATGGCACGGGGAAATTGATCGAAGGGCGCTGGCAGATTGGGCAGCGGGCGGTGCTGATTGAGGATTTGGTCACGTCGGGGGCGAGCATTGGGCAGGCGATTGCGCCGTTGAAGGCGGAGGGGCTGTTGGTGGAGGAGGCGGTGGTGTTGATTGATCGGGAGCAGGGGGGGCGGGAGACGCTGCGCGAACAGGGGTACAGGCTACACAGCGTGATGACGCTGTCGCAGTTGTTGGCCGAATTGGAGCGCGAAGAGCGGATCACGGCGAAGCAGCGCGCGCGCGTGCTACGCACATTGTAA
- a CDS encoding alpha/beta fold hydrolase: MMHLSLLPGAEPFFFRGVGERGQIGCLILHGFTGVPGDVRSLGAHLAAHGYTVYGPRLAHHGSDPADLNRSEWHDWYLSGLDGWHVLHAQCRQIVVIGLSMGGSTALLLAARLPVQAVIAMAAPLYLYPDWKLRLTRYIWRVYPFSAKPTRGSLQEAEEQFERESYNVNPVRGVAELLEYLDVVEANLRDVNVPALLIHSRQDQTVPPGNMDYIYERLGSSHKERLWLEQNSHVITESAEKALLFARVSDFVAAHTTPVALEEPPATPGENARWRQRWQILWQRFRPTTEPVAGGPKPTAH; the protein is encoded by the coding sequence ATGATGCACTTAAGTTTGCTCCCTGGGGCTGAACCTTTCTTTTTTCGTGGGGTGGGCGAGCGCGGGCAGATTGGTTGCCTGATTTTGCACGGGTTTACGGGTGTGCCCGGAGATGTGCGCAGCCTGGGGGCGCACCTGGCGGCGCACGGGTACACGGTTTACGGGCCACGCCTGGCGCACCATGGTAGCGATCCCGCCGACTTGAATCGTTCGGAGTGGCATGATTGGTATTTGTCGGGGTTGGATGGGTGGCATGTGTTGCACGCGCAGTGCCGGCAAATCGTGGTTATCGGCCTCTCCATGGGGGGATCCACCGCCTTGCTCCTGGCGGCGCGCCTACCCGTGCAGGCCGTCATCGCCATGGCTGCGCCGCTCTACCTCTATCCCGACTGGAAGCTGCGCCTCACCCGCTACATCTGGCGCGTCTACCCCTTCTCCGCCAAGCCCACGCGCGGTAGTTTGCAGGAGGCGGAGGAGCAGTTTGAGCGCGAGTCTTACAACGTGAACCCGGTGCGTGGCGTAGCGGAACTGCTGGAGTACCTGGACGTGGTGGAGGCAAATTTGCGGGATGTGAATGTGCCGGCATTACTCATCCACTCGCGCCAGGATCAAACCGTCCCCCCCGGTAACATGGACTACATCTACGAGCGGCTCGGCTCGTCCCATAAAGAACGCCTGTGGCTGGAACAAAACAGCCACGTGATCACGGAAAGCGCGGAAAAGGCACTCCTGTTTGCGCGTGTCTCCGACTTCGTGGCCGCGCACACCACGCCCGTCGCCCTGGAAGAACCCCCTGCGACGCCCGGTGAGAACGCGCGCTGGCGGCAACGCTGGCAGATACTGTGGCAGCGATTCCGCCCCACGACGGAGCCGGTCGCTGGTGGTCCCAAGCCGACCGCGCATTGA